Proteins encoded within one genomic window of uncultured Draconibacterium sp.:
- a CDS encoding ATP-dependent Clp protease adaptor ClpS gives MTQKETKKIPKGDFREGVVEENFLTLHNDDVHTFDYVIDALIDICNHGYEQATQCTMLVHYKGKCDVKKGVFDALKPLKDALIERELNATID, from the coding sequence ATGACGCAGAAAGAGACTAAAAAAATCCCGAAAGGGGATTTCAGAGAAGGAGTTGTTGAAGAAAATTTCCTGACTTTGCATAACGACGATGTGCACACATTCGATTATGTTATCGATGCTTTGATTGATATTTGCAACCATGGTTACGAACAGGCAACCCAATGCACGATGCTGGTTCATTACAAAGGGAAATGCGATGTTAAAAAAGGAGTTTTTGATGCACTAAAACCGTTGAAAGATGCACTGATCGAGCGCGAATTAAACGCAACTATTGACTAA
- the bcp gene encoding thioredoxin-dependent thiol peroxidase → MADLKVGDKAPDFEGKNQNGEKIALKDFAGKKLILYFYPKDNTPGCTAESCNLNDNYDVWLEKGFDVVGVSPDSEKSHQKFIDKFGFKFNLIADTEKEILEAYGAWGLKKNYGREYMGVLRKTFAINEEGVIVEIFEKVKTKDHTNQIIETLNL, encoded by the coding sequence ATGGCAGATTTAAAAGTTGGAGACAAGGCACCGGATTTTGAAGGTAAAAATCAAAATGGAGAGAAGATCGCTCTAAAAGATTTTGCCGGGAAAAAACTGATCCTTTATTTCTACCCGAAAGACAACACTCCTGGTTGTACAGCCGAATCGTGTAATTTAAACGACAATTACGATGTATGGCTGGAAAAAGGTTTTGATGTGGTGGGAGTGAGTCCGGACAGTGAAAAATCGCATCAGAAATTTATTGACAAATTTGGTTTTAAATTCAACCTGATTGCCGATACAGAAAAAGAGATTTTGGAGGCTTATGGCGCCTGGGGACTGAAAAAAAATTACGGTAGAGAATACATGGGCGTTTTACGAAAAACCTTTGCTATTAACGAAGAGGGCGTAATCGTCGAAATTTTTGAAAAAGTAAAAACAAAAGATCACACAAATCAGATTATTGAAACTTTAAATCTATAA
- the recA gene encoding recombinase RecA: MTKEERAQMNKEKLKALQLTMDKIEKSYGKGSIMRMGDQGEQDIPAISSGSIALDVALGVGGFPKGRVIEIYGPESSGKTTLAIHAIAEAQKAGGIAAIVDAEHAFDPYYARKLGVDIDELLISQPDNGEQALEITDNLIRSGALDIVVIDSVAALTPKAELEGEMGDSKMGLQARLMSQALRKLTANINKTKTCCIFINQLREKIGVMFGNPETTTGGNALKFYASVRLDIRRIGQIKDGDEVNGNHVRVKVVKNKVAPPFRKAEFDIMYGEGISKSGEIIDLGVQFNIIKKSGSWFSYGETKLGQGRETVRNLIIDNPELAQELETKIIEAITGKVTTTTE, encoded by the coding sequence ATGACAAAAGAGGAGAGAGCTCAAATGAATAAGGAAAAGCTGAAAGCGCTTCAGCTAACAATGGATAAAATTGAAAAGAGCTATGGTAAAGGCTCGATAATGCGCATGGGCGACCAGGGAGAGCAGGATATCCCTGCCATTTCATCGGGGTCGATTGCACTTGATGTAGCTTTGGGGGTTGGCGGATTTCCGAAAGGCCGTGTAATTGAGATTTACGGTCCTGAATCGTCGGGTAAAACAACCCTTGCTATTCATGCTATTGCCGAAGCTCAAAAAGCCGGTGGAATTGCTGCAATTGTTGATGCCGAGCATGCTTTTGATCCATACTACGCCCGTAAACTGGGTGTTGATATTGATGAACTTTTAATCTCGCAACCCGATAACGGTGAGCAGGCTTTGGAAATTACCGATAACCTGATTCGTTCGGGAGCTTTGGATATTGTTGTAATCGACTCGGTTGCAGCATTAACTCCAAAAGCTGAATTGGAAGGCGAAATGGGTGACTCAAAAATGGGGCTTCAGGCACGTTTAATGTCGCAGGCGCTACGTAAACTTACGGCTAACATCAACAAAACAAAAACCTGCTGTATCTTCATTAACCAGTTGCGCGAGAAAATTGGTGTGATGTTCGGTAACCCGGAAACTACTACCGGAGGTAATGCACTTAAATTTTATGCGTCGGTGCGTTTGGATATTCGCCGAATTGGCCAGATTAAAGATGGCGACGAAGTGAATGGTAACCATGTTCGCGTAAAAGTGGTGAAAAACAAAGTGGCACCACCTTTTCGCAAAGCAGAGTTTGATATTATGTATGGCGAAGGAATTTCGAAATCGGGTGAGATCATCGATTTGGGCGTTCAGTTCAACATTATTAAAAAGAGTGGATCGTGGTTTAGTTATGGCGAAACAAAATTGGGGCAGGGACGTGAAACAGTACGTAACCTGATTATCGATAATCCCGAGCTTGCTCAGGAATTGGAGACGAAGATTATTGAAGCCATTACCGGAAAAGTAACCACAACCACAGAATAG
- the thrA gene encoding bifunctional aspartate kinase/homoserine dehydrogenase I yields the protein MKVLKFGGTSVGSAANIKRVKDIVLSQNDDVVVVVSALGGITDKILTAAQNAASGTGDFHSELTEIRQRHDETLSELFNGSGSVKANVDALLDELEKLLTGITLVGELTSKTLDRIAGLGERISSHIVAEFIGCPRKDSSEFIQTDSNFGKATVDFSVTNTKIKETFAGFKGAAVVPGFISKNAKGEFTTLGRGGSDFTAAILAAALDVEILEIWTDVNGFMTADPRVIRKAYTIPEITYSEAMELSHFGAKVIYPPTILPVYQKGIPIQIKNTFDPENPGTKIVKGVKNGFDRPIKGISSISGITLVTLQGIGMVGVTGISMRLFTALAKVNVNVILISQASSENSISVAIEEKALDLAEAAIREEFEKEINAGQVNKIELESSVSVVAIVGENMKHTTGIAGKLFSTMGKSGVNIIAIAQGASELNISWVVKNEDLRKTLNVVHESFFLSENVELNIFLMGIGTVGGNLLKQLKQQQERLLKENHLRLKLAGIANSKKMLFNRDGIEIESFKEQLDASEKTSSLQGFVDEIKEMNIYNSVFVDCTANDAVAELYKEILSSNVSIVTANKVAASSEYDNYAELKKIAKKKGIKFLFETNVGAGLPIINTLNDLVNSGDKVLRIEAVLSGTLNYIFNTISADIPLSKTIQMAKEEGYSEPDPRVDLSGVDVARKILILARESGYRIEMEDISINRFVPEELFAGTLEEFWAGVPELDAKFETERQRLEAENKKWRFVAKFENGKAEAGLQEVDSTHPFYDLEGSNNLVMYTTERYHEFPMLIKGYGAGASVTAAGVFADLIKVSNI from the coding sequence ATGAAAGTGTTAAAGTTTGGAGGAACATCCGTAGGTTCCGCCGCGAACATTAAACGTGTAAAAGACATTGTACTAAGCCAGAACGACGATGTTGTTGTGGTAGTTTCGGCCCTTGGTGGCATAACCGATAAAATTCTAACGGCAGCGCAGAATGCTGCCTCAGGTACAGGCGACTTTCATTCGGAACTTACGGAAATCAGACAAAGACACGACGAAACATTAAGTGAGCTTTTTAACGGCTCAGGATCGGTAAAAGCTAATGTTGATGCATTGCTCGACGAGCTGGAGAAATTACTTACCGGAATTACTTTGGTGGGCGAATTAACTTCGAAAACACTCGATCGTATTGCCGGTCTTGGCGAGCGTATTTCGTCGCATATTGTTGCCGAATTTATTGGCTGCCCCAGAAAAGATTCGTCAGAGTTTATTCAAACCGACAGTAACTTTGGTAAAGCCACCGTTGATTTTAGCGTGACAAACACCAAGATCAAGGAAACTTTTGCCGGTTTTAAAGGTGCGGCAGTAGTTCCCGGTTTTATCTCGAAAAATGCTAAAGGCGAATTTACTACGCTGGGGCGCGGTGGTTCTGATTTTACTGCGGCTATTTTGGCTGCGGCACTCGATGTTGAGATCCTGGAGATATGGACCGATGTAAATGGTTTTATGACTGCCGATCCGCGTGTAATTCGCAAGGCATATACTATTCCGGAAATTACATACTCGGAAGCCATGGAGCTTTCGCATTTTGGTGCTAAAGTAATTTATCCGCCAACTATTTTGCCGGTTTATCAAAAGGGAATCCCAATTCAGATAAAAAATACTTTCGATCCTGAAAACCCGGGAACCAAGATTGTAAAAGGCGTAAAGAATGGTTTCGATCGCCCGATTAAAGGTATCTCATCTATTTCAGGAATTACTCTGGTTACTTTGCAGGGCATAGGAATGGTGGGAGTTACCGGTATTTCAATGCGTTTGTTTACTGCATTGGCAAAAGTAAACGTAAACGTGATTCTGATTTCGCAGGCGTCTTCAGAAAATTCCATCAGTGTGGCCATTGAAGAAAAAGCACTGGATCTGGCCGAGGCTGCAATTCGCGAAGAATTTGAAAAAGAGATCAACGCCGGGCAGGTAAATAAAATCGAGCTTGAAAGTAGCGTTTCGGTTGTGGCTATTGTTGGCGAGAACATGAAACACACTACCGGTATTGCCGGAAAACTTTTCTCGACGATGGGAAAAAGTGGTGTGAATATTATTGCTATCGCGCAGGGAGCATCGGAGCTGAATATTTCGTGGGTGGTTAAAAACGAAGACCTGCGAAAAACGCTGAATGTGGTGCACGAATCGTTCTTCCTGTCGGAGAATGTGGAACTGAATATTTTTCTAATGGGAATTGGTACTGTTGGTGGAAACCTGCTTAAGCAGTTAAAGCAGCAGCAGGAGCGACTTTTAAAAGAAAATCACCTGCGACTGAAATTGGCCGGAATTGCCAACTCTAAAAAAATGCTTTTTAACCGCGATGGAATCGAAATTGAATCGTTTAAAGAGCAGTTGGATGCTTCGGAGAAAACATCTTCGCTGCAGGGATTTGTTGATGAGATCAAAGAAATGAATATCTACAATTCAGTGTTTGTGGATTGTACTGCCAACGACGCAGTGGCTGAATTATATAAAGAAATTTTAAGCTCGAACGTTTCCATTGTTACGGCCAATAAAGTCGCTGCTTCATCGGAATACGATAATTATGCCGAGCTGAAAAAGATCGCCAAAAAGAAAGGGATTAAATTCCTTTTCGAAACCAATGTTGGTGCCGGTCTGCCAATTATCAATACGCTGAACGACCTGGTAAATTCGGGTGATAAAGTTTTGCGGATTGAAGCTGTTCTTTCCGGTACACTCAACTATATTTTCAATACAATTTCGGCTGATATTCCTTTGAGCAAAACCATTCAGATGGCGAAGGAGGAAGGTTATTCTGAACCAGATCCCCGTGTTGATTTAAGTGGTGTTGACGTGGCTCGTAAAATACTTATTCTTGCCCGCGAGTCTGGTTATAGAATTGAAATGGAGGATATTTCGATCAACCGTTTTGTACCCGAAGAACTTTTTGCCGGCACGCTTGAAGAGTTTTGGGCTGGTGTTCCGGAGTTGGATGCTAAGTTTGAAACTGAACGTCAACGACTGGAAGCTGAAAATAAAAAGTGGCGCTTTGTAGCGAAATTCGAAAATGGTAAAGCCGAAGCCGGTTTGCAGGAAGTAGATTCTACTCATCCGTTTTACGACCTGGAAGGAAGCAATAACCTGGTGATGTACACAACCGAACGTTACCACGAATTTCCGATGCTTATTAAAGGATATGGCGCCGGTGCTTCGGTAACCGCGGCCGGTGTATTTGCCGATTTAATAAAAGTGTCGAATATCTAG
- a CDS encoding cofactor-independent phosphoglycerate mutase, with the protein MKHIIILGDGMSDEPLAAYGGKTPLQMANKPHIDWLAKNGQSGLLKTVPESMHPGSEIANMAVMGYDVEKVFEGRGVLEAASMGVELQPGDLGLRCNLICVEDEKIKNHSAGHISNEEAEELIAFLDEKLGTDKIKFYPGVSYRHLLVIKEGVKDFACIPPHDVPGTPFADCLPKAKTDAAKETADLVTELILKSQELLKDHPVNLKRKAAGKDPGNCIWPWSPGYKPAMPTLKEMFGIENSAVISAVDLIHGIGVYAGMKVIHVEGATGLYDTNYEGKAQAAIDALKENDFVYLHIEASDEAGHEGDVELKTKTIEYLDQRVVKYILEETAKMDEEVAIAILPDHPTPCALKTHTRDAVPFSIYKPGAEADDVEVYDEFDPRNGVFGTLERDEFIRAFLK; encoded by the coding sequence ATGAAACATATTATAATCTTAGGCGATGGCATGTCGGACGAGCCACTCGCAGCCTACGGCGGAAAAACTCCGCTTCAAATGGCGAATAAACCGCATATCGACTGGCTGGCAAAAAACGGACAGTCGGGCTTGTTAAAAACTGTTCCCGAAAGTATGCATCCGGGGAGCGAAATTGCCAACATGGCCGTGATGGGCTACGATGTTGAAAAGGTTTTTGAAGGCAGGGGAGTGCTTGAAGCTGCCAGTATGGGAGTTGAATTGCAACCCGGAGATTTGGGTTTGCGATGTAATTTGATTTGTGTGGAAGACGAGAAAATTAAAAACCACTCGGCAGGGCATATTTCAAATGAAGAAGCCGAAGAGTTGATCGCATTTTTGGATGAAAAACTCGGAACCGACAAGATAAAATTCTATCCGGGTGTTTCGTATCGTCATTTACTGGTGATTAAGGAAGGGGTGAAAGATTTTGCCTGCATACCTCCGCACGATGTGCCGGGAACACCTTTTGCCGATTGTTTGCCAAAAGCCAAAACTGATGCAGCTAAAGAAACTGCTGATTTGGTTACTGAGTTGATCTTAAAATCTCAGGAACTGTTAAAAGATCATCCGGTAAATCTGAAGCGTAAAGCTGCCGGAAAAGATCCGGGCAACTGCATTTGGCCATGGTCGCCGGGTTATAAACCGGCAATGCCAACCTTAAAAGAAATGTTTGGTATCGAGAATTCGGCGGTAATTTCAGCGGTTGATCTGATTCACGGAATTGGTGTGTATGCCGGAATGAAAGTGATTCATGTTGAAGGCGCAACCGGTTTGTACGATACCAACTACGAAGGAAAAGCACAGGCTGCAATCGATGCATTAAAAGAAAACGATTTTGTGTATTTGCACATCGAAGCCAGCGATGAAGCCGGCCACGAAGGCGATGTGGAACTAAAAACAAAAACCATTGAATACCTCGATCAACGTGTGGTAAAATACATTCTGGAAGAAACAGCTAAAATGGACGAAGAAGTAGCCATCGCGATTTTACCCGATCATCCAACACCGTGCGCACTAAAAACACATACCCGCGACGCGGTGCCGTTTAGCATTTACAAACCCGGTGCTGAAGCCGATGACGTTGAAGTTTACGATGAATTCGATCCACGAAATGGAGTTTTCGGTACTTTGGAGCGCGACGAATTTATTCGTGCATTTTTAAAGTAG
- the thrC gene encoding threonine synthase, with product MKYYSTNKNTPDVSLKEAVVKGLAADNGLFMPERIEKFGPAFFDEIQDLSFQEIAFEVAKKFFGEDIEEAKLKEIVYDTLQFDCPVVKVTDSIYSLELFHGPTLAFKDVGARFMARLLNHFLGKQEKLVNVLVATSGDTGSAVANGFLGVDGIHVYVLYPKGKVSDIQESQFTTLGQNITALEIDGTFDDCQHLVKTAFLDDELNEKLVLTSANSINVARFLPQAFYYFNAYARLKGAGKLDNNELVVSVPSGNFGNLTAGLIASEMGLPVKQFIAANNENDVVFEYLNSGEYKPRPSVETIANAMDVGAPSNFARILDLYNNEHSVVAKKIIGYRYSDEEIREVILKVYNDCNYLCDPHGACGYQSLSEYLSENEVGVFLETAHPAKFTETVEKVIGKDKVELPEKLAAFMKGEKQSEQMTSVYEDFKTYLLNRPV from the coding sequence ATGAAATACTATAGTACAAATAAAAATACCCCTGATGTTTCTTTAAAAGAAGCCGTTGTAAAAGGTTTGGCGGCCGATAACGGGTTGTTTATGCCCGAGCGAATTGAAAAGTTCGGGCCTGCTTTTTTCGACGAAATTCAAGACCTGTCGTTTCAGGAAATTGCTTTTGAAGTGGCAAAGAAATTCTTTGGCGAAGATATTGAAGAGGCCAAACTTAAAGAGATTGTTTACGATACGCTGCAATTTGATTGTCCGGTTGTGAAAGTTACCGATTCTATTTATTCGCTGGAACTGTTTCACGGGCCAACGCTGGCATTTAAAGATGTTGGTGCGCGGTTTATGGCACGTTTGCTCAATCATTTTCTGGGTAAACAAGAGAAGTTGGTAAACGTTTTGGTGGCCACATCGGGCGATACCGGAAGTGCTGTTGCCAACGGTTTTCTTGGAGTTGACGGCATTCATGTTTATGTACTTTACCCGAAAGGAAAAGTCAGCGATATTCAGGAATCGCAGTTTACAACACTGGGACAGAATATTACGGCGCTTGAAATTGACGGAACTTTCGATGATTGTCAGCATTTGGTAAAAACGGCTTTCCTCGATGATGAGTTGAATGAAAAACTGGTGCTAACATCGGCAAACTCTATAAATGTTGCACGTTTTCTTCCGCAGGCATTTTATTATTTTAATGCTTATGCCCGCCTGAAAGGAGCTGGAAAATTAGATAATAACGAGTTGGTTGTTTCGGTGCCCAGTGGCAACTTTGGTAACCTTACTGCAGGATTGATTGCATCAGAAATGGGATTGCCGGTAAAACAATTTATTGCTGCCAACAACGAAAACGATGTAGTGTTTGAATACCTCAACAGTGGAGAATACAAACCGCGACCATCGGTAGAGACTATTGCCAATGCTATGGATGTTGGTGCACCAAGCAATTTTGCCCGTATTCTTGATTTGTACAACAATGAACATTCGGTAGTTGCCAAAAAAATTATAGGATACCGCTACTCTGATGAAGAAATCAGAGAGGTGATTTTGAAGGTGTACAACGATTGCAACTATTTATGCGACCCGCACGGAGCATGTGGGTATCAGTCGTTAAGCGAATATTTGTCGGAGAACGAAGTTGGTGTTTTTTTAGAAACGGCACACCCGGCAAAGTTCACCGAAACTGTGGAGAAAGTGATTGGAAAAGACAAGGTGGAGCTGCCTGAAAAGCTTGCTGCCTTTATGAAAGGCGAAAAGCAAAGCGAGCAAATGACCAGTGTATACGAAGATTTTAAAACATATCTTCTGAATCGGCCGGTTTAA
- a CDS encoding RNA polymerase sigma factor RpoD/SigA — MRQLKITKQVTNRDTLSLDKYLHEIGKVELLSAEKEVELAKRIKKGDREALETLIKANLRFVVSVSKQYQNQGLSLPDLINEGNLGLIKAAERFDETRGFKFISYAVWWIRQSILQALAEQSRIVRLPLNKIGSINKINKAFNKLEQEFQREPTVDEIAELMESKPDLVEDSMNFSSTHVSMDAPLREEEGNSLYDVMLNEDSPDPDEELIDNSLRKEIERSLSTLGEREAEILRYYFGLKGYQPHTLEEIGDVFGLTRERVRQIKEKAIKKLKNQYRNRLLKSYLGK, encoded by the coding sequence ATGAGACAACTAAAAATTACGAAGCAGGTTACTAACCGCGACACCCTCTCGCTGGACAAGTACCTGCATGAAATTGGAAAGGTGGAGTTGTTGTCTGCGGAGAAAGAAGTGGAGTTGGCCAAACGCATTAAAAAAGGAGACCGTGAAGCTTTGGAAACGCTGATAAAAGCAAACCTCAGGTTTGTTGTTTCTGTTTCGAAACAATACCAAAATCAGGGGCTTAGTCTGCCGGATTTGATTAATGAAGGAAATTTAGGTTTGATAAAAGCTGCAGAGCGATTTGATGAAACCCGCGGTTTTAAATTTATTTCGTATGCTGTTTGGTGGATTCGCCAATCGATATTGCAGGCCTTGGCCGAGCAGTCAAGAATTGTTCGTTTGCCTCTGAATAAAATTGGTTCGATCAATAAGATCAACAAAGCGTTTAATAAGTTGGAGCAGGAATTCCAGCGCGAACCAACTGTTGACGAGATAGCTGAATTAATGGAGTCAAAACCGGATTTAGTCGAAGATTCGATGAATTTTTCAAGCACGCATGTTTCAATGGATGCGCCACTTCGTGAAGAGGAAGGAAACAGCCTTTACGATGTGATGCTGAATGAAGACTCGCCAGATCCTGATGAAGAACTGATAGATAATTCGCTGCGTAAAGAGATTGAGCGTTCATTATCGACATTAGGCGAGCGCGAGGCAGAAATTCTGCGGTATTACTTTGGTTTAAAAGGATACCAGCCGCACACACTGGAAGAAATTGGAGACGTTTTTGGATTAACGCGCGAGCGTGTTCGACAGATAAAAGAAAAAGCAATAAAAAAACTAAAAAACCAATACCGAAACAGGTTACTGAAATCATACCTGGGTAAATAA
- the rpe gene encoding ribulose-phosphate 3-epimerase — protein MRALVAPSILSADFNNLGKDIKMINQSEADYIHFDVMDGVFVPNISFGIPVIEHVKKIAEKPLDVHLMIVDPDKFIEPFVEAGATIITVHYEACRHLHRTVQLIKSFGAKASVCLNPHTPVAVLEDIIGDLDMVLLMSVNPGFGGQKFIDNTYKKVAQLRHMIDNTKAECKIEIDGGVNYETGKRLLDEGADVLVAGSFVFNDEDPKEIISGLKSL, from the coding sequence ATGAGAGCTTTGGTAGCACCCTCCATTTTATCAGCTGACTTTAACAATCTCGGAAAAGATATCAAAATGATCAATCAAAGTGAAGCTGATTATATTCATTTTGATGTGATGGACGGTGTGTTCGTTCCGAATATATCGTTTGGAATCCCCGTAATTGAGCATGTAAAAAAAATCGCCGAGAAGCCGCTCGACGTACATTTAATGATCGTTGATCCGGATAAATTCATTGAGCCTTTTGTTGAGGCCGGTGCGACTATTATTACCGTTCATTACGAAGCTTGTCGTCATTTACACCGCACGGTGCAATTAATAAAATCGTTTGGAGCAAAGGCTAGTGTGTGTTTAAATCCGCACACTCCTGTAGCCGTTTTAGAGGATATTATTGGCGATTTGGATATGGTGTTGCTGATGTCGGTAAATCCGGGTTTTGGTGGCCAGAAATTCATTGATAATACTTACAAGAAAGTTGCACAGTTGCGTCATATGATTGACAATACAAAGGCTGAATGTAAGATTGAAATTGATGGCGGTGTAAACTACGAAACAGGTAAAAGGTTGCTCGATGAGGGCGCTGATGTACTTGTTGCCGGAAGTTTTGTTTTTAATGATGAGGATCCTAAAGAAATTATTTCAGGATTGAAATCATTGTGA
- the feoB gene encoding ferrous iron transport protein B, which produces MKLSEVRNNEPVVITKVLGHGSFRKRITEMGFIRGNEVRAIKNSPFKGPSEYKILNYNITLRKSEADQIEVIPASEFKKTSTDNYEGTIDRHIDLIDQSARTKTINIALVGNPNCGKTTLFNFISGSKEKVGNYSGVTVDIHKATFKSGGYTFNFYDLPGTYSLTAYSKEEIFVRKFIYEQTPDIVINVLDSTNLERSLFLTTQLIDMDLRVIMALNMFDELEKNKLKLDKEELSKLVGIPLIPTVSSKGLGLDSLIEKVIEVFEGRDNFSRHIHINYGKELEKSIRTIRQKIKEDKPITDKISSRFLAIKLLEKDNQVIELLSKYSNFDEIQKVTLKEIKKMELLENDDSETVIANAKYSFIAGALRETYSNKRKEKKTQSEKIDSILTNRYLGFPIFTALLFFIFWTTFKLGAYPMDWIDAGVVALGNFVGNLIPDGMLNDLLVDGIIGGAGSVLVFLPNILILFFFISLLEGSGYMARAAFIMDNIMHRFGLHGRSFIPMIMGFGCNVPAILATRSMRNRGDRILTMLIIPFMSCSARLPVYILIISAFFQKYEAWVLIGIYAAGIVFAFITAQILNKTVFKNKETPFVMELPTYRLPTFRNVVYHMWDKTQHYLKKIGTIILLGVIIIWALEYFPRTTESTAGFEKQIEQIKSSELPEVQKEEHITEVNHAMESDRLINSYLGRTGKLIQPIMSPLGFDWKMSIAVVAGLPAKEIVVSTMGVLYQTQDGETTINLQQKLQNEVHQIGKHKGEAVFSTPAALAFIIFILIYFPCIGVVATIKNESGSWKWAAFSVFYTTALAWVSAFVTYNIGMLLI; this is translated from the coding sequence GTGAAATTAAGCGAAGTAAGAAATAATGAGCCGGTGGTTATCACCAAAGTTTTAGGTCATGGTTCGTTCCGGAAGAGGATTACTGAAATGGGATTTATCCGTGGCAACGAAGTTCGGGCCATAAAAAATTCCCCGTTTAAAGGCCCCAGCGAATACAAAATTCTGAACTACAATATTACGCTGCGAAAATCGGAAGCCGACCAAATAGAGGTTATTCCGGCCTCCGAGTTCAAAAAAACATCGACCGATAATTACGAAGGTACCATCGACCGGCATATCGATCTAATCGACCAGTCGGCACGTACCAAAACCATCAATATCGCCCTGGTTGGAAATCCCAACTGCGGAAAAACCACGCTGTTTAATTTTATTTCCGGATCGAAGGAAAAAGTTGGAAACTACAGCGGTGTTACGGTTGATATTCATAAAGCAACTTTTAAAAGTGGCGGGTATACATTTAACTTTTACGACCTGCCCGGCACTTACAGTTTAACTGCTTACTCGAAAGAAGAAATATTTGTAAGGAAGTTTATTTACGAACAAACTCCCGACATTGTAATTAATGTGCTGGATTCGACCAACCTGGAGAGAAGCCTGTTTCTTACCACACAATTAATAGATATGGATTTAAGGGTTATTATGGCCCTGAACATGTTCGACGAGCTGGAAAAGAACAAGCTTAAACTGGACAAGGAAGAATTATCGAAACTGGTTGGAATTCCGCTTATACCAACAGTCAGTTCAAAAGGCCTGGGACTTGATTCGTTAATTGAAAAGGTTATCGAGGTTTTCGAGGGCCGCGACAACTTCTCGCGCCATATTCATATCAATTATGGGAAAGAACTTGAAAAATCGATCCGCACTATCCGTCAGAAGATAAAAGAAGACAAACCGATCACGGATAAGATCTCGTCGCGTTTTCTGGCCATTAAGCTGCTTGAAAAAGACAACCAGGTAATTGAACTGCTGTCGAAATATTCCAATTTCGACGAAATACAGAAAGTTACGCTGAAAGAGATAAAGAAAATGGAACTGTTGGAAAATGACGATAGCGAAACCGTTATTGCCAATGCCAAATACAGTTTTATTGCCGGTGCTTTACGCGAAACATACAGTAACAAACGCAAGGAAAAGAAAACCCAATCGGAGAAAATAGATAGTATTTTAACGAACCGCTACCTGGGATTTCCGATATTTACTGCACTCCTGTTTTTCATTTTCTGGACCACCTTTAAACTGGGTGCTTACCCAATGGACTGGATTGATGCGGGAGTAGTGGCTCTCGGTAATTTTGTGGGTAACTTAATCCCCGACGGAATGCTGAACGACCTTTTGGTTGACGGCATAATTGGTGGAGCCGGAAGTGTACTGGTATTTTTGCCCAATATCCTCATTCTGTTCTTTTTCATATCCTTGCTCGAGGGCTCGGGATACATGGCGCGAGCTGCCTTTATTATGGACAATATTATGCACCGTTTTGGTTTGCACGGACGTTCGTTCATCCCAATGATAATGGGTTTTGGATGTAATGTTCCGGCCATTCTGGCAACCCGCTCCATGCGAAATCGTGGCGACCGGATTCTTACCATGCTTATTATTCCGTTTATGTCGTGCAGTGCGCGGCTACCGGTTTATATACTTATTATTTCCGCCTTTTTCCAGAAGTACGAAGCCTGGGTATTAATCGGTATTTACGCCGCCGGAATTGTATTTGCTTTTATCACAGCGCAGATACTCAATAAAACGGTATTTAAAAACAAAGAGACGCCTTTTGTAATGGAGCTCCCTACCTACCGATTACCCACATTCCGAAATGTGGTGTATCATATGTGGGACAAAACGCAACATTACCTGAAAAAGATTGGGACCATTATTTTGCTGGGTGTGATTATTATTTGGGCGCTGGAATATTTTCCGCGAACAACAGAAAGCACGGCTGGTTTCGAGAAGCAAATTGAGCAAATAAAAAGCTCAGAACTACCTGAAGTACAAAAAGAAGAACACATTACGGAGGTGAACCATGCTATGGAATCCGACCGTTTGATAAACTCATATCTTGGCCGGACAGGAAAACTGATTCAACCGATAATGAGTCCGCTCGGTTTCGACTGGAAGATGAGTATCGCGGTGGTGGCCGGCCTGCCCGCAAAAGAAATTGTAGTGAGTACCATGGGCGTACTTTACCAAACGCAGGATGGCGAAACAACCATCAACCTGCAACAAAAATTACAAAATGAAGTTCACCAGATAGGCAAACATAAAGGTGAGGCGGTATTTTCCACACCAGCAGCTCTTGCGTTTATAATTTTCATCCTTATTTATTTCCCTTGTATTGGAGTGGTTGCCACCATTAAAAACGAATCGGGTTCGTGGAAATGGGCTGCTTTTTCGGTGTTTTACACCACTGCATTGGCTTGGGTATCCGCTTTTGTAACTTATAATATCGGAATGTTATTAATTTAA